Proteins encoded within one genomic window of Candidatus Thiodiazotropha endoloripes:
- a CDS encoding TonB-dependent receptor plug domain-containing protein, whose protein sequence is MRDLLSLLDSQTELATKSRMNTDYIPGLASILYGDELLARGARTVWEALGLVPGISLGMEFTGEKQMLSRGVGHGYASGNVKILVDGVSLNSTLLGTANPALNIPIEQIERIEVIRGAGASVYGEYAYAGVVNILTKQASTGLHTHYEDDSHSGLGGYWYWHDSNNDLTASINISGLEGDGHDVEVEEDAWYHTGQRELSNAPGPTNEAKKYQGIFFNLKWQGWFASAKLLDDAYGDHFGINHFLPPADGRLASKQTYSSYRFGNQHKLTDKIHTEITFEILEHERDRDQLYIYPAGFITPYPIYLDSHYKERKYEIAADIYWQPNTQHEMFLTVKSTDTSIQEAGWEWPDLPFELSPNWIDTERERHIFTLIAQDQFRYSDAFTLTATLRYDDYSDLDNPTSPRLAGVWRVSPDNIIKLQYARSFRPPTFYELQNPGKGKVSLSAINSTEIAYIIKKNDWRSNFILFQSDLIDPIVFDEINFGGYINAENARLKGFEFEYQQRFGNNLKLDGNLSFVDAHFKDSGEDLPGGAEWLANLGIIWKPIENWSTSLQISYVGERSRANLDSRSSLSATTQYDLTIGHYGSIAGLKFLFGIKNLTDETVRYPQQLTTNFEGDAFLPYPDDYHRPGRRWWLSLNYDIQ, encoded by the coding sequence ATGCGTGATTTACTCTCCTTGCTGGACAGTCAGACCGAATTGGCTACCAAAAGTAGAATGAACACTGACTATATTCCCGGATTGGCGAGCATTCTCTATGGGGATGAACTTTTGGCTCGCGGAGCCAGAACTGTTTGGGAAGCGCTCGGACTAGTACCCGGTATCAGTTTAGGAATGGAATTCACAGGTGAGAAACAGATGCTCAGCAGAGGAGTTGGACATGGGTATGCTTCAGGAAATGTAAAAATACTCGTCGATGGAGTTTCGTTGAATTCCACTCTACTGGGAACGGCCAATCCGGCCCTCAACATACCGATTGAACAGATAGAGCGTATTGAAGTAATTCGCGGTGCTGGGGCATCCGTTTATGGTGAGTATGCCTATGCCGGTGTTGTCAATATCCTTACCAAGCAAGCCTCAACTGGTTTACATACTCATTATGAAGATGATTCTCACTCTGGTTTAGGTGGTTACTGGTACTGGCACGACAGCAACAACGATCTGACTGCCTCAATCAATATCTCAGGGCTTGAAGGCGATGGTCATGATGTGGAGGTTGAAGAGGATGCCTGGTACCACACTGGTCAGAGAGAACTTTCGAATGCACCTGGACCAACAAACGAAGCAAAAAAATATCAGGGTATATTTTTTAACTTGAAATGGCAGGGATGGTTTGCCTCTGCAAAACTACTTGATGATGCCTATGGTGATCATTTTGGGATAAACCATTTCCTTCCTCCTGCAGACGGCCGCCTGGCATCCAAACAGACATACAGCTCTTATCGTTTCGGTAATCAACACAAACTCACTGATAAAATTCACACAGAAATCACATTTGAGATTCTGGAACATGAACGTGACAGGGATCAACTCTATATCTACCCTGCAGGCTTTATTACTCCCTACCCTATTTATCTAGATTCCCATTACAAAGAGAGAAAATATGAAATTGCTGCCGATATCTATTGGCAACCGAACACTCAACATGAAATGTTTCTGACTGTTAAATCCACAGACACCTCGATTCAGGAAGCTGGCTGGGAGTGGCCTGACCTCCCATTTGAGCTATCCCCTAACTGGATTGATACTGAGCGGGAAAGGCACATTTTCACTTTGATAGCACAGGACCAGTTTCGTTACAGTGATGCTTTTACATTAACGGCCACCTTACGTTACGACGACTACAGCGATCTCGACAACCCAACGAGCCCAAGATTAGCCGGTGTCTGGCGGGTTTCACCTGATAACATCATAAAACTGCAGTATGCCAGAAGTTTCCGCCCCCCCACTTTCTATGAATTACAAAACCCGGGAAAAGGTAAAGTTTCGCTAAGCGCAATCAACAGCACTGAAATTGCCTATATCATCAAAAAAAATGACTGGCGCAGTAATTTTATATTATTTCAATCAGATCTCATTGATCCAATAGTCTTTGATGAAATCAATTTCGGTGGCTACATCAATGCTGAAAATGCACGTCTTAAAGGCTTTGAATTTGAGTATCAACAACGCTTTGGAAATAACTTGAAATTGGACGGTAATCTCTCCTTTGTAGATGCCCACTTTAAGGACAGTGGAGAAGATCTGCCTGGTGGTGCCGAGTGGCTGGCTAATTTGGGAATAATCTGGAAACCTATAGAGAACTGGTCAACCTCACTGCAAATATCCTATGTAGGTGAACGTAGCCGAGCTAATCTCGATTCCCGCTCCAGCTTATCAGCTACCACACAATATGATCTAACCATAGGTCACTATGGCTCCATAGCTGGTTTGAAGTTTCTTTTTGGCATTAAAAACCTGACTGATGAAACAGTCAGATATCCTCAACAACTGACGACCAATTTTGAAGGAGATGCATTTTTACCCTACCCCGATGACTATCATCGTCCTGGACGACGCTGGTGGTTATCTTTGAATTACGACATACAATAA
- a CDS encoding inorganic phosphate transporter, which yields MMQYFRGKSLSSYHPLYYLHHLIAVVFFVAIAFSSHLFFNGMGGHDLILMTAIICGYMALNIGANDAGNNIGPLVGSAVITLSGAVVLAAIFEFFGAFLAGSEVISTIKHGIVEQQQLGGAREIVLVMISALLASGLWLNIATATGTPVSTTHTIVGAVLGAGITIGGAAVVNWQALGTITISWILSPLLGSAIAALLLYLIKRNITYHTDMSRATERLVPVFVGLMAFTFTTYLLTKGLKSSWRTELDIALLCGLSVGLGIFLIIKPIIKQHVALLPNTKSAVNRHFNIPLLIAAGLLSFAHGSNDVANAIGPVIAIKEALVSDQSINHSALPTWVLLIGAIGIPLGIVLYGKRMIKTIGFEITEFDQIRAFCVVTSVTITVLFASLLGIPVSSTHTTVGAIFGIGFLRENLKKRYAVSMEILRRHATKQNQQEIDKFIHQFKESSFHEKGKLLKGLNESDIISKITEKDRKSLNKLHRKELVKRSTFIRILIAWVITLPVAGLLASLIYTLLNSTNLLTIG from the coding sequence ATGATGCAGTACTTTCGTGGCAAATCGCTCTCATCCTACCATCCGCTTTACTATCTGCATCATCTGATTGCGGTAGTTTTTTTTGTTGCGATTGCCTTCTCTTCCCACCTTTTTTTCAACGGCATGGGTGGACATGACCTGATACTGATGACCGCCATAATCTGTGGCTACATGGCACTCAATATTGGGGCTAACGATGCCGGAAACAATATCGGTCCGTTGGTTGGCTCTGCGGTAATCACTCTTTCCGGTGCTGTTGTATTAGCGGCCATATTTGAGTTTTTCGGAGCGTTCCTCGCGGGTAGTGAAGTTATCAGTACAATCAAGCACGGCATTGTAGAGCAACAGCAACTTGGAGGCGCCAGAGAGATTGTACTGGTGATGATCAGTGCTCTGCTTGCCAGTGGTCTCTGGCTGAATATTGCGACCGCAACAGGTACTCCGGTATCCACTACCCATACGATCGTTGGCGCTGTACTCGGTGCCGGCATTACTATTGGCGGAGCGGCCGTTGTCAACTGGCAAGCGCTGGGGACAATCACCATCAGCTGGATCCTCTCTCCCCTGCTGGGTAGTGCAATTGCTGCACTACTTCTCTATCTGATCAAGCGCAATATCACCTACCATACTGATATGTCGCGCGCTACAGAAAGGCTGGTTCCGGTGTTTGTGGGTTTAATGGCCTTCACGTTTACCACCTATCTACTTACCAAGGGATTGAAAAGTAGTTGGCGGACGGAGTTAGATATCGCTCTGCTTTGTGGTTTGAGTGTTGGCTTGGGTATTTTTTTGATTATCAAACCAATCATCAAACAACATGTAGCACTCCTACCCAATACAAAATCCGCTGTTAACCGTCACTTCAACATTCCACTTCTCATCGCTGCAGGATTATTGAGCTTTGCCCATGGTTCCAATGATGTTGCCAACGCAATAGGTCCTGTCATTGCCATAAAAGAGGCATTGGTTTCTGACCAGAGTATAAATCATTCAGCGTTACCTACCTGGGTGTTGCTGATTGGTGCAATCGGAATTCCCTTGGGAATCGTGTTGTATGGAAAACGTATGATCAAAACCATTGGTTTTGAAATTACTGAATTTGATCAAATCAGGGCATTCTGTGTTGTCACCTCTGTAACTATCACGGTTCTATTTGCCAGCCTCCTGGGTATCCCTGTGAGTAGCACCCATACTACCGTTGGTGCTATTTTCGGAATTGGCTTTCTGCGTGAAAATCTGAAAAAAAGATATGCAGTCTCCATGGAAATTTTAAGGCGCCATGCAACCAAACAAAATCAGCAGGAGATTGACAAGTTCATTCATCAGTTTAAAGAATCGTCATTTCACGAAAAGGGTAAGCTCCTCAAAGGACTCAATGAAAGTGACATAATCTCGAAAATCACTGAAAAAGACAGAAAGTCACTTAACAAACTCCATCGTAAAGAGCTGGTCAAACGATCGACATTTATACGCATCCTCATAGCATGGGTAATCACACTCCCTGTTGCCGGACTGCTTGCTTCACTCATCTACACACTATTGAACTCAACCAATCTACTTACTATCGGTTAA
- a CDS encoding DUF2959 domain-containing protein, whose protein sequence is MFDQYRSPYIALLLILLTGCSSVYYDTMESVGYHKRDILVDRVEAAKDAQTDAQEQFKSALDQFASVIRLEESDLKRAYDDLNHEFESSESAAQEVTDRIDKVESVAEDLFEEWQEELELYENQKLKAASKQQLSKTKSRYRSMLKSMRQAEKTMQPVLNNFRDNVLYLKHNLNAQAIGSLRGEFGNLKADITNLINRMNQSIKRSDEFIRDMQSAN, encoded by the coding sequence ATGTTTGACCAATATCGCAGCCCGTATATCGCTCTGTTACTGATTCTGCTCACCGGCTGCTCCAGTGTCTATTACGATACGATGGAGAGCGTCGGCTATCACAAACGGGATATACTGGTTGATCGGGTTGAAGCTGCCAAAGATGCCCAAACTGATGCCCAGGAGCAATTCAAGTCAGCACTTGACCAGTTTGCATCGGTTATCCGGCTTGAAGAGAGCGATTTAAAACGGGCCTATGACGATCTAAACCACGAATTTGAATCGAGTGAGAGTGCGGCTCAAGAGGTCACTGACCGGATTGACAAGGTCGAATCTGTTGCAGAGGATCTGTTTGAAGAGTGGCAGGAAGAGTTAGAACTCTACGAAAATCAAAAATTAAAAGCCGCCAGTAAACAACAGCTGAGCAAAACCAAGAGCCGCTACAGGAGCATGCTCAAATCCATGCGTCAGGCTGAGAAGACCATGCAGCCCGTACTCAATAACTTCCGTGATAACGTACTCTATCTGAAACATAACCTGAATGCCCAGGCCATCGGCTCCCTACGTGGAGAGTTCGGCAATCTGAAAGCGGATATCACCAATCTGATCAATCGAATGAACCAATCGATAAAACGTTCAGACGAATTCATACGTGATATGCAGAGTGCAAACTAG
- a CDS encoding DMT family transporter, which translates to MIYKQNILLGALFILLSEFMFASMGAVVKQLTQSLPSEMAVFMRNLFGVALLLPLVWGSGFVSLKTQVFHLHLLRSVAGVSAMYCFFYALANLPLADGMLLKMTSPLFMPLIAWYWLSEPMYRTVLLAIGIGFVGVILVLNPGGEFNQIALIGLLGGVFASLAKVSLRRLGKTEPSVRVVFYFALLSSLISAIPMGWNWQQPTVTEWWLFALLGVFGTLGQLLLTRGYAIATAARVSPFTYTSVLFGAAYGYLFWGETLSLQFIFGALLIGLAGIIALKGGREINERLANDAISN; encoded by the coding sequence ATGATATATAAGCAAAATATACTGTTGGGGGCGTTGTTTATCCTGCTCTCTGAATTTATGTTTGCCTCTATGGGAGCTGTTGTAAAGCAATTGACACAGAGCCTGCCTAGCGAAATGGCTGTGTTCATGAGAAATCTCTTTGGAGTCGCGCTACTGCTGCCTCTGGTCTGGGGCAGTGGCTTTGTCAGCTTGAAAACCCAGGTGTTTCACCTTCATCTGCTGCGATCTGTCGCTGGCGTTTCCGCCATGTACTGCTTTTTTTATGCACTGGCCAATCTACCTCTGGCCGATGGCATGCTACTGAAGATGACGTCACCACTATTCATGCCGTTGATTGCCTGGTATTGGCTGAGTGAACCTATGTATCGCACTGTCCTGCTGGCGATTGGAATCGGCTTCGTCGGTGTCATTCTGGTTCTGAATCCAGGTGGAGAGTTCAATCAAATCGCCCTGATCGGACTTTTAGGGGGTGTTTTCGCCTCATTGGCCAAAGTCAGCCTGCGTAGATTGGGTAAAACCGAGCCCTCAGTCAGAGTGGTCTTCTACTTCGCACTGTTGAGTTCATTGATCTCCGCAATACCGATGGGCTGGAATTGGCAACAACCTACAGTCACTGAGTGGTGGTTATTTGCACTGCTGGGAGTGTTCGGCACATTAGGCCAACTGTTATTGACTCGTGGATATGCTATAGCGACAGCAGCCAGAGTAAGCCCATTCACCTATACATCTGTCCTGTTTGGAGCCGCCTATGGCTATCTGTTCTGGGGAGAAACCCTGAGTCTGCAGTTTATATTTGGCGCATTACTGATCGGATTGGCTGGAATTATCGCACTTAAGGGTGGCAGGGAAATCAATGAAAGATTGGCTAATGATGCGATAAGTAATTGA
- a CDS encoding deoxyguanosinetriphosphate triphosphohydrolase, which produces MSMNWSQLLSRQRLGSKDQPTSTTSRTDFQRDFDRIVFSSAFRRMQDKTQIFPLSKIDYVRTRLTHSLESSSVGRSLGTLVGEQIIARHKLKGYEASDFGDICAAACLAHDIGNPPFGHSGEDAIRHWAETADYGRQRVAVLNGSQREDFLNFEGNAQGFRVITRLQNRDNPGGLQLTCATLAAFTKYPRESCIGKGRFDGVSAKKPGFTAEDQENFETVAKAVGLIRRDPVLSIWHRHPLSYLVEAADDICYRVIDIEDGFRLGHLSYQQALDLYSDILADSSIQTSRLKRIGGNKEKVEFLRAKVISKAISEILSCFLDHEPAILKGEFDDPLMSSIPHRQEMDRLIQVAGEKIYIAPEVIEIETAGFQVISELLERFIPIIDDVAEHGTNATPRSQMMIRLIPEQFIGDDAIPVQDDYTRLLRLTDFVSGMTDSYAVSLYKKVTGISLPG; this is translated from the coding sequence ATGTCGATGAATTGGTCACAACTCTTATCCCGCCAACGTCTTGGATCGAAAGATCAACCGACCAGTACAACATCCCGCACAGATTTTCAAAGGGATTTCGATCGTATTGTCTTCTCATCCGCCTTCAGGCGTATGCAGGACAAAACGCAGATCTTCCCCCTCTCTAAAATCGACTATGTCCGAACCCGCCTAACCCATAGTCTCGAATCATCAAGCGTTGGTCGTTCTCTGGGTACCTTGGTCGGGGAACAGATTATCGCCAGACACAAACTGAAAGGATACGAGGCATCGGATTTTGGGGATATCTGTGCCGCAGCCTGTCTGGCGCATGACATCGGTAATCCACCGTTCGGACATTCAGGTGAAGATGCAATTCGTCATTGGGCGGAAACCGCTGACTACGGCAGACAGCGCGTCGCGGTGCTCAATGGCAGTCAACGGGAGGATTTTCTGAATTTTGAAGGTAATGCTCAGGGTTTTCGGGTGATCACCAGATTGCAGAATCGTGACAACCCGGGGGGGCTGCAATTGACCTGTGCAACCCTGGCGGCATTCACCAAATACCCAAGAGAGTCCTGTATCGGTAAAGGACGTTTTGATGGGGTCAGTGCCAAAAAACCAGGGTTCACAGCAGAGGATCAGGAAAACTTCGAAACCGTAGCCAAGGCGGTCGGCTTGATCAGAAGGGACCCTGTGTTGTCTATCTGGCATCGTCACCCGCTCTCCTATTTGGTTGAAGCTGCCGATGACATCTGTTATCGGGTAATAGATATTGAGGATGGTTTTCGTCTCGGGCACCTCAGTTATCAGCAGGCGCTTGATCTCTACAGTGATATTTTGGCTGACTCTTCGATTCAAACATCCAGACTGAAACGTATTGGGGGCAACAAGGAGAAAGTTGAGTTTTTACGGGCGAAGGTCATCAGTAAAGCAATCAGTGAGATTCTAAGCTGTTTTCTGGACCATGAGCCGGCAATTCTCAAAGGTGAATTCGATGATCCATTGATGAGCTCTATTCCCCATCGCCAGGAGATGGATCGTTTGATTCAGGTTGCTGGGGAGAAAATCTATATCGCACCTGAGGTAATCGAGATAGAGACTGCTGGTTTTCAAGTCATCAGTGAACTGCTTGAACGGTTTATTCCAATAATCGATGATGTCGCCGAGCATGGCACCAACGCCACGCCTAGAAGTCAGATGATGATTCGGTTGATACCAGAACAGTTTATCGGAGATGACGCCATTCCGGTGCAGGATGACTATACCAGGTTGTTACGATTGACTGATTTTGTTTCAGGGATGACTGATTCTTATGCCGTCTCACTGTACAAAAAAGTGACCGGAATCTCCTTGCCCGGTTAA
- a CDS encoding sensor histidine kinase → MLNTGFRYGIRDEFKRLAEPHLVEYVDHLQQQIGAPPDILAASALAERLSIDIQINSPVDRWSSSGVILDEQSLDFHQHQLSNGRIVEVSHQASRFIMRLQEGNVTALYITKQKFTSSQIPWIASITIAVVLLLIALTYLFVRRLFLPIETIRQGVANFGSGDLKYRIKLQRKDELGELAHSVNNMADEIQGMLEAKRQLLLAISHELRSPLTRVRLNAELIDHGEPRERIIQDLKLLEQQLNELLETERLESNHTKLDLQLADPRQLIDSVTKEHFAESQWQSHIDESGGLILLDIARIKLLIKNLLDNAQRHTNLRRGEVEIHSHLTNDGWHFQVTDFGAGIAEEHLTHLTEPFYRVDKARQRSTGGYGLGLYLCRVITEAHGGELTIESQLGKGTQVSVTIPHTTPTN, encoded by the coding sequence GTGCTCAACACTGGCTTCCGCTATGGTATACGTGATGAGTTCAAGCGACTGGCGGAACCCCATCTGGTCGAGTATGTCGATCACCTGCAACAACAGATTGGAGCACCACCCGATATTCTTGCTGCTTCAGCATTGGCAGAAAGACTCAGCATCGATATACAGATTAATTCACCTGTAGACCGCTGGTCCAGTAGTGGTGTTATCCTCGATGAACAGAGCCTGGATTTTCATCAACACCAACTATCAAACGGACGTATTGTTGAGGTTAGTCATCAAGCCAGCCGTTTCATAATGCGACTGCAAGAAGGTAATGTCACAGCCTTGTATATTACCAAACAGAAGTTCACTAGTTCTCAAATACCATGGATTGCTTCTATCACAATTGCTGTCGTACTGCTTTTGATCGCACTGACCTATCTCTTTGTTCGACGTCTTTTTCTGCCAATCGAGACCATTCGTCAGGGTGTGGCAAATTTCGGTTCAGGAGACCTGAAATACCGCATCAAACTTCAGCGTAAGGATGAGTTGGGAGAGTTGGCGCACAGCGTCAACAATATGGCTGATGAAATACAGGGAATGCTGGAAGCAAAGCGCCAACTTTTACTCGCAATCAGCCATGAGTTGAGATCCCCTCTAACCAGGGTAAGGCTCAATGCTGAGCTTATTGACCATGGTGAGCCTAGGGAACGTATCATCCAGGACTTGAAACTGCTGGAACAACAGTTAAACGAACTGTTGGAGACCGAACGACTGGAGTCCAATCATACCAAACTGGATCTTCAGTTGGCTGATCCACGGCAATTGATCGATTCGGTTACAAAGGAACATTTTGCTGAAAGCCAGTGGCAAAGTCACATTGATGAGAGTGGCGGACTAATCCTGTTGGATATAGCACGTATCAAGCTTTTGATCAAAAACCTGCTGGACAACGCACAGCGCCATACAAACCTACGGCGAGGAGAGGTGGAGATCCATAGTCATCTGACCAATGATGGCTGGCATTTTCAAGTCACAGACTTTGGAGCAGGCATTGCTGAAGAACATCTGACACACTTGACTGAACCATTCTATCGAGTCGATAAGGCCCGCCAGAGATCCACCGGGGGATATGGACTGGGACTCTACTTATGCCGGGTGATCACTGAAGCCCATGGAGGAGAGTTGACGATTGAGAGTCAACTGGGCAAAGGTACTCAAGTCTCAGTTACCATACCCCATACTACGCCAACGAATTAA
- a CDS encoding response regulator transcription factor, with product MPQILLIDDDQELAAPLSEYFSRYGLSLKSVITPSHGFDYLRTSKPDLIVLDIMLPEMDGFEVCRQIRKSSDIPILMLTARGEVMDRVIGLEIGADDYLSKPFEPRELVARIQNILKRSLSHATTSEIQELGDIQLNQVQQSASINNRNLNLTHLEYLLLELFVLHPGQVFSRDEILTAIKGVEADLYTRSVDILVSRLRQKIQPLDYIKTVWGSGYRMVEPTQ from the coding sequence ATGCCTCAGATACTGCTTATTGATGATGACCAGGAGCTGGCAGCACCTCTCAGCGAGTATTTCTCCCGCTACGGATTGAGCCTGAAATCCGTAATCACCCCATCCCATGGCTTCGACTATCTCCGAACTTCCAAACCTGACCTGATCGTACTTGACATCATGCTTCCTGAAATGGATGGATTTGAGGTCTGTCGTCAGATTAGAAAAAGCAGTGATATCCCGATCCTCATGCTTACAGCCAGAGGAGAAGTGATGGATCGTGTTATCGGCCTTGAAATCGGTGCTGATGACTATCTGTCTAAACCCTTTGAGCCCAGAGAGCTGGTTGCCAGAATTCAGAATATTCTCAAGCGCAGTCTGTCTCACGCTACCACTTCAGAGATCCAGGAACTCGGCGACATTCAGCTAAACCAAGTGCAACAAAGTGCCTCGATTAACAACCGAAACTTAAATCTGACACATCTGGAGTATCTACTGCTTGAGCTATTTGTCTTACATCCAGGTCAAGTCTTCAGTCGAGATGAGATCTTAACTGCGATTAAGGGTGTCGAAGCAGATCTTTACACCAGGTCAGTTGACATACTGGTCAGCCGTCTACGACAAAAAATCCAGCCACTGGACTATATCAAGACAGTTTGGGGTTCCGGTTACCGTATGGTAGAACCTACACAATGA